One genomic segment of Bacteroidota bacterium includes these proteins:
- the ffh gene encoding signal recognition particle protein, whose amino-acid sequence MFENLSDRLDSAFKTLKGQGRISEINIATTVKEIRRALVDADVNYKIAKEFTDIIKDKAMGAEVLTAVSPGQLMVKIVQDELTTLMGGTKADINLKGSPAIILVAGLQGSGKTTFSAKLANYIKTKTGRNPLLVAGDVYRPAAINQLQVLGEQIKVDVYADLENKNPVDIAKKAISFAKVNSHNVVIIDTAGRLAVDEMMMDEIANIKSAVNPGEILFVVDSMTGQDAVNTAKAFNDRLNFDGVVLTKMDGDTRGGAALSIKYIVEKPIKFVSSGEKMDTLDIFYPERMAQRILGMGDIVSFVEKAQEQYDEEKAAELQRKIRKNQFDFDDFLSQMKQIRKMGNMKDLLGMIPGIGKQIKDLDIDEKQLKRIEAIIQSMTPAERHDPDLLTGTRRKRLADGSGNNIIEVNQFIKQFEEMRKMMKMMNKMGGGAKAAKALGMMGRK is encoded by the coding sequence ATGTTCGAGAATTTATCAGATCGTTTAGACTCCGCCTTTAAAACCCTTAAAGGTCAGGGACGCATTTCCGAAATTAATATTGCCACAACGGTAAAAGAAATCCGTCGTGCCTTAGTGGATGCCGATGTAAATTATAAAATAGCAAAAGAATTTACCGACATTATTAAGGATAAAGCAATGGGTGCGGAAGTTCTCACTGCCGTTAGTCCCGGACAGTTGATGGTGAAGATTGTGCAGGATGAATTAACCACGCTTATGGGCGGCACCAAAGCAGATATTAATCTGAAAGGTTCGCCCGCAATTATTCTCGTAGCCGGTTTACAAGGTTCCGGTAAAACCACTTTCTCTGCTAAGCTTGCTAACTATATTAAAACGAAAACCGGCCGCAATCCTCTGCTTGTGGCCGGTGACGTTTACCGTCCTGCTGCCATTAATCAATTACAGGTTTTAGGTGAACAAATAAAAGTGGATGTATATGCCGATTTAGAAAATAAAAACCCTGTTGACATCGCTAAAAAAGCCATCAGCTTTGCAAAAGTGAACAGCCATAATGTAGTGATTATTGATACTGCCGGTCGCCTTGCTGTGGATGAAATGATGATGGATGAAATTGCAAATATTAAATCCGCTGTTAATCCCGGTGAGATATTATTTGTGGTAGATTCCATGACCGGACAAGATGCAGTTAACACTGCAAAAGCATTTAACGACCGTCTGAATTTTGATGGTGTTGTACTTACAAAAATGGATGGCGATACCAGAGGTGGTGCTGCCCTATCTATTAAATATATTGTAGAGAAACCCATCAAGTTTGTAAGCAGCGGCGAGAAGATGGATACGTTGGATATTTTCTATCCTGAACGTATGGCGCAACGTATTCTCGGCATGGGCGATATTGTTTCCTTCGTAGAAAAAGCACAAGAACAATACGACGAAGAAAAAGCTGCTGAACTGCAACGCAAGATTCGCAAAAATCAATTTGACTTCGATGATTTTTTAAGTCAGATGAAACAGATTCGAAAAATGGGAAACATGAAAGATCTGTTGGGAATGATTCCCGGAATCGGCAAACAAATAAAAGACCTGGATATTGACGAGAAACAATTAAAACGCATAGAAGCAATAATACAAAGCATGACACCCGCCGAACGTCATGATCCTGATTTATTAACAGGCACTCGTCGTAAACGACTTGCCGATGGCAGCGGAAATAATATCATCGAAGTAAATCAATTCATCAAGCAATTTGAAGAAATGCGCAAGATGATGAAGATGATGAATAAAATGGGTGGCGGTGCAAAAGCTGCTAAGGCTTTGGGGATGATGGGGAGGAAGTAG
- a CDS encoding glyceraldehyde-3-phosphate dehydrogenase, whose amino-acid sequence MSAVNYESKLKEWNQKEKDAVELSSIAANLWFDKSVELIIFRRTLVDVRASEVLNHHLYAQRFLNQPLTVDISLNLMKAIAKLDLAPSRIDLGRLGKEWMTEGSKYKGYDDFVADKLKDFIGKDKLVLKPKDVVLYGFGRIGRIAARIIINEAGKGEQLRLRAIVTRTNSDDDIMKRASLLRKDSVHGKFHGTIEEDLENKALIINGNIVHMIAASKPEDIDYTEYGINDALIIDNTGVSRDREGLSKHLLSKGADIVLLTAPGKGDIPNIVHGINHEKYLNSEEKIFSAASCTTNAVVPVIAIMENTYGIEHGHIETVHSYTNDQNLLDNFHKKSRRGRSAPINMVITETGAASAVTKVIPSMAGKLTGNAIRVPTPNVSLAILNLTLNKKVDVETINNVLKEAAKHGNLVEQIDYSMSQEMVSTDCVGNGHAVVVDAPATIVSTDGKSVVLYCWYDNEFGYTKQAVRLSKFLSGVIRLRYY is encoded by the coding sequence ATGAGTGCAGTAAACTATGAATCGAAGCTAAAAGAATGGAATCAAAAGGAAAAAGATGCCGTGGAACTCAGTTCTATCGCTGCTAACCTTTGGTTCGACAAAAGTGTAGAACTTATCATCTTCCGCCGTACTTTGGTGGATGTGCGTGCAAGTGAAGTTCTTAATCATCATTTATATGCACAGCGGTTTTTAAACCAGCCTTTAACGGTGGATATTTCATTGAATTTAATGAAAGCTATTGCAAAGCTCGACCTCGCTCCTTCTCGTATTGACCTTGGTCGTCTGGGAAAAGAATGGATGACCGAAGGCAGCAAATACAAAGGCTATGATGATTTTGTTGCTGATAAATTGAAAGACTTTATCGGTAAGGATAAATTAGTGTTGAAACCAAAGGATGTTGTGCTTTATGGTTTTGGTCGTATTGGAAGAATTGCTGCGAGAATAATAATTAATGAAGCCGGCAAGGGTGAACAGTTACGTTTGCGTGCAATTGTTACCCGTACAAATTCGGATGATGATATTATGAAACGTGCAAGCTTATTAAGAAAGGACAGTGTGCATGGTAAATTTCATGGTACCATTGAAGAAGATCTGGAAAATAAAGCACTTATTATTAATGGCAATATCGTGCACATGATTGCTGCAAGCAAACCGGAAGATATAGATTACACCGAATACGGAATTAATGATGCATTGATTATTGATAACACAGGTGTAAGTCGTGATCGTGAAGGATTGAGCAAACACTTGCTTTCAAAAGGTGCTGATATTGTATTACTCACCGCTCCGGGCAAAGGGGATATTCCAAATATTGTACATGGTATTAATCATGAAAAATATTTGAATTCAGAAGAGAAAATATTCTCCGCCGCAAGTTGCACTACTAATGCCGTTGTTCCAGTTATCGCCATCATGGAAAACACTTATGGTATTGAACACGGTCATATTGAAACAGTGCACTCTTACACTAACGATCAAAACTTGTTAGATAACTTCCACAAGAAATCTCGTCGTGGCCGTTCCGCTCCTATTAATATGGTGATTACAGAAACCGGTGCTGCAAGTGCCGTTACCAAAGTAATTCCAAGCATGGCAGGTAAGCTTACCGGAAACGCAATTCGTGTCCCCACACCAAACGTTTCTTTGGCAATTCTGAATCTTACTTTAAATAAGAAAGTGGATGTAGAAACTATAAATAATGTGTTGAAAGAAGCTGCCAAGCATGGCAATTTAGTAGAGCAAATTGATTATAGCATGAGCCAGGAAATGGTGAGTACTGATTGTGTTGGCAATGGTCATGCTGTGGTGGTAGATGCTCCTGCAACTATTGTTTCCACCGATGGAAAATCTGTTGTGTTGTATTGCTGGTACGACAATGAATTTGGATACACCAAACAGGCCGTGCGACTCAGTAAGTTTTTAAGTGGTGTTATCCGTTTACGTTATTATTAA
- a CDS encoding ATPase produces the protein MIRSTPLALYNFLTTATGLSQWFAEDVDNEENTFYFTWGKQTDIAEMISTEDDDFIRYRWDYQDEDEYFEFRIEKGDITDDTVLFITDIVDEGDVESQKQLWDAQIKSLSKRIGAA, from the coding sequence ATGATTCGCTCTACGCCGTTGGCGTTATATAATTTTTTAACAACAGCCACCGGTTTGTCGCAGTGGTTTGCTGAGGATGTGGACAATGAGGAGAACACCTTTTATTTCACATGGGGAAAGCAAACAGATATTGCTGAAATGATTTCAACTGAGGACGATGACTTTATCCGGTACCGTTGGGATTATCAGGATGAGGATGAATATTTTGAATTCAGAATTGAGAAAGGAGATATCACGGACGATACTGTATTGTTTATTACCGATATAGTGGATGAAGGTGATGTAGAAAGTCAAAAGCAATTGTGGGATGCTCAAATAAAAAGCTTAAGCAAACGTATCGGCGCTGCCTGA
- a CDS encoding LptF/LptG family permease, giving the protein MLKRLDKYILKSFIGPFIVTFFIALVILLIQFLWKYIEDLVGKGLGTFVIAKLLFYASANMIPLALPLATLLSSIMVYGNLGERFELAALKSAGISMFRFMRSTIIAGIFIAFGAFMFSNYVLPKASLKFWTTLIDITKQKPALNIKPDQFYNEIDNYSILIGSKQEDNIHISDITIYEEGDNKHNTNVLIAAKGEMLPSGDKKNLVLKLEKGKQYEELKPEVRNKQQFEHMRMEFGTWEKVLDLSGFEMQQSSEELYKDHYRMMNVGQLSVAIDSLVVQSQNKSETLSKVLDQYFTFNRDTAFTSRIESMEKVKTSDTSFIETVNPEEQKVVIKRALASVRNISNYTQQIEDSMRFTNEKIADHKIEWHRKFTLSVICLVFIFVGAPLGAIIRKGGFGLPVIFSIFIFIIYYVISITGEKMSEQAVISPFTGMWMAIFIIFPFSLYLTLKAKNDSPIFSLESYSNFFYKLKQRLFKK; this is encoded by the coding sequence ATGTTAAAGCGCCTGGACAAATATATTCTAAAGTCATTTATAGGGCCGTTTATAGTTACGTTTTTTATTGCGTTGGTTATTTTACTCATTCAATTTTTATGGAAGTACATTGAAGATTTGGTTGGGAAAGGATTAGGAACATTCGTTATAGCAAAGTTATTATTTTATGCATCCGCTAATATGATTCCATTAGCGCTTCCACTTGCAACATTACTTTCATCAATTATGGTATATGGTAATTTGGGAGAACGATTTGAACTCGCCGCATTAAAATCTGCGGGAATTTCTATGTTTCGATTTATGCGCAGTACTATTATTGCCGGAATTTTTATTGCTTTTGGCGCATTTATGTTTTCTAATTATGTATTGCCGAAAGCATCATTAAAATTTTGGACAACACTTATTGATATCACGAAACAAAAACCTGCATTAAATATTAAACCCGATCAATTTTATAATGAGATAGATAACTACAGTATTTTAATCGGTTCAAAGCAAGAAGATAATATTCATATTTCCGATATCACTATTTATGAAGAAGGAGATAATAAACATAATACGAATGTTTTAATTGCTGCAAAAGGAGAGATGTTGCCAAGTGGTGATAAAAAAAATCTGGTATTGAAATTAGAAAAAGGAAAACAGTACGAAGAGTTAAAACCGGAGGTGCGTAATAAGCAACAATTTGAACACATGCGCATGGAGTTTGGCACTTGGGAAAAAGTGCTGGACCTCTCAGGATTTGAAATGCAGCAATCTAGTGAGGAGTTGTATAAAGACCATTACAGGATGATGAATGTGGGGCAACTTTCAGTAGCAATAGATTCCTTAGTTGTGCAATCTCAAAATAAATCCGAGACACTTTCAAAAGTATTAGATCAGTACTTTACATTTAATAGAGACACTGCATTTACATCCAGAATTGAGTCAATGGAAAAAGTAAAAACATCAGATACCAGTTTTATAGAAACAGTAAATCCGGAGGAGCAAAAAGTAGTGATAAAGCGAGCGCTTGCTTCGGTGAGAAACATCTCGAATTACACACAACAGATAGAAGATTCCATGCGGTTTACAAACGAGAAAATTGCAGATCATAAAATCGAATGGCACAGAAAATTTACGCTGTCAGTTATTTGTTTGGTTTTCATTTTTGTGGGAGCACCATTGGGGGCAATTATTCGTAAAGGCGGATTTGGTTTGCCGGTAATTTTTTCAATTTTTATTTTCATTATTTATTATGTGATTTCTATAACAGGTGAGAAGATGTCGGAGCAAGCAGTGATCTCTCCATTTACAGGAATGTGGATGGCTATCTTTATTATTTTTCCATTTAGTCTTTATCTTACATTGAAAGCAAAAAATGATTCACCTATTTTTAGTTTAGAATCTTATTCTAATTTCTTTTATAAATTGAAACAACGATTATTTAAAAAATGA
- a CDS encoding phosphatase PAP2 family protein, giving the protein MKKIITDNKWFLIPWLLWSLILLIYVLLTPRGTSTLWVNDQHTVVLDFIFRWTTWLGDGVTVGIICFILLFVQFRAAVFASIVSIANLVITGALKKAFSYPRPATYFETIDLNFVHGIKTYYHLSFPSGHTSAAFCIYLTLAIICKKKKLGLLFFFIAMAVAESRVYLLQHFEEDLLFGSAIAIVLTTVTASLIYKKPLREDSIWNRSLLTLNKKVIEK; this is encoded by the coding sequence ATGAAAAAAATTATTACAGATAATAAATGGTTTTTAATCCCTTGGTTGTTGTGGAGCTTGATATTGTTAATTTATGTTTTGCTAACTCCGAGAGGAACATCAACGCTGTGGGTAAATGATCAACACACAGTTGTATTAGATTTTATTTTTAGATGGACAACATGGTTGGGAGATGGAGTGACCGTGGGTATTATTTGCTTTATTTTATTGTTTGTACAATTCCGGGCTGCTGTATTTGCATCCATAGTTTCTATTGCGAATTTAGTTATAACAGGCGCTTTAAAAAAGGCATTTTCATATCCACGTCCGGCAACTTATTTTGAAACTATTGATTTGAATTTTGTACATGGAATTAAAACATATTACCATTTAAGTTTTCCATCAGGACATACTTCAGCAGCATTTTGTATTTATCTAACTCTTGCTATAATATGCAAGAAAAAAAAGTTGGGACTATTGTTTTTCTTTATTGCAATGGCAGTTGCAGAAAGCAGAGTATATCTGTTGCAACATTTTGAAGAGGATTTGTTATTCGGTTCTGCAATTGCAATTGTATTGACTACGGTTACTGCTTCTCTTATCTATAAAAAACCTTTAAGAGAAGATAGCATTTGGAATAGATCTCTACTTACATTGAATAAAAAAGTTATTGAAAAATAG